GATCTGCAATATGGAGTACATTTCTGGTATATTTGGGATTTATAATGGGTGAAAACTGGGAAACTATACATTCTTATTATCATTATGCAGATATAGCCGTAGTAATATTACTAGTAATTTTTATAATTTATAAAGTGGTTACTAGAAAAAAAGCTGTAAGAGAATAAGTGAATATCAGAAATTTAGCAGTTTAATATTTAGCAGCTTATAAAAAGAGCTGTCTCACCATATATATGCATAAATGTGAGACAGCTCTTTAGCTATTCTACTATTAAAAGAATCATTAAAATCCAATTTTCAACAGCCAAATGAGTACATTTTCAAATTCAATGAATATTTTGATATTATTTAAAAATTAATCTGTTATCTTTCATATCCTCTATTATTGCCAGAGATTCAAGATATACACCGCATTCCTCTATCATTTTTCTTCCACCCTGAAAATATTTTTCAATTACAATTCCTATGCCGCAAACTTCAGCTCCAGCTTGTCTAATTATGTCAATTAATCCAAGTGCTGCACTGCCACTAGCAAGAAAATCATCAATGATAAGAATCCTATCACCACTATTTATGTACTTTTTTGAAACTCTTATTTTATAAGATTCTTCTTTAGTAAAAGAATATACTTCTGACTCATAGGCATCTTTATCAAGATTTGTAGCACTATATTTCTTTGCAAATATT
This genomic window from Clostridium pasteurianum DSM 525 = ATCC 6013 contains:
- a CDS encoding xanthine phosphoribosyltransferase; its protein translation is MELLKKRILKDGIVIKNRILKVDSFLNHQMDIELFNEIGKEFKNRFKHKNITKILTIEASGIGIACIAAQHFNNVPVIFAKKYSATNLDKDAYESEVYSFTKEESYKIRVSKKYINSGDRILIIDDFLASGSAALGLIDIIRQAGAEVCGIGIVIEKYFQGGRKMIEECGVYLESLAIIEDMKDNRLIFK